One genomic region from Asterias amurensis chromosome 7, ASM3211899v1 encodes:
- the LOC139939613 gene encoding translocator protein-like, producing the protein MTSEWVRIFGAVALPFTGGLLGARITGDKNSDNMKWYRGLKRVAWNPPEWVFGPVWTYLYGTMGYASYLVWRDGGGFDGAMVPLGMYGTSLALNWLWTPIFFKFHLKGLAVIEILMYLGATGATAYMFWPISQTASKLLFPLLGWISLASSLTIGVWFKNKDKDA; encoded by the exons ATGACATCTGAGTGGGTTCGTATTTTCGGCGCTGTGGCGTTACCGTTCACTGGTGGACTTTTAGGAGCCAGGATAACCGGTGACAAAAACTCTGACAACATGAAATGGTACAGGGGACTGAAGAGGGTAGCCTGGAACCCACCAGAGTGGGTATTCGGACCTGTGTGGACCTACTTGTATGGAACAATGGGATATGCATCCTACCTTGTGTGGAGAGATGGCG GTGGGTTTGATGGAGCAATGGTGCCCCTTGGTATGTACGGTACATCCCTTGCCCTTAACTGGCTGTGGACACCAATCTTCTTTAAGTTTCATCTCAAAGGACTG GCCGTCATTGAGATCCTGATGTACCTAGGAGCAACGGGAGCCACTGCTTACATGTTCTGGCCGATCAGTCAGACTGCTAGTAAGCTTCTCTTCCCACTGCTTGGATGGATCAGCTTAGCATCTAGTCTAACTATTGGCGTCTGGTTCAAGAATAAAGACAAAGATGCTTAG
- the LOC139939720 gene encoding SIN3-HDAC complex-associated factor-like, with the protein MFAFHRPKIYRSINGCCICRAKSSSSRFTDSKKYENEFKLCFDLGEEQKRAGEICNACVLLIKRWKKLPKGTERNWNHVVDARAGPGGKSLIRSKLKHTSMLGKSSPSSGLRGCNIRKRKHRSVESIRKMRLMDRLTRPSGEDPDKPPLSPTASESSNDELDEVRSREGLELMTPQERFDLPPSLRAILDTTYWKMEQICCGTIFKGGRGEVLIEPTLFKPCTACSGSSSPPSPARRSGYKTADTKRDARPDSLGSDDSLEISDREEIDECIADDETTSTEGDVLETLMGFADVATPEKGVVTVGNLVTVGN; encoded by the exons ATGTTTGCTTTCCACCGTCCCAAGATTTACAGAAGTATTAATGGCTGTTGCATATGCCGAGCAAAATCGTCAAGTTCAAGATTCACAG ACAGCAAAAAGTACGAGAATGAGTTCAAGTTGTGCTTCGACCTCGGCGAGGAGCAGAAGAGAGCCGGAGAGATTTGCAATGCGTGTGTGCTGCTCATCAAAAGGTGGAAGAAACTTCCAAAGGGAACAGAAAGGAACTGGAATCAT GTGGTTGATGCCAGAGCAGGGCCCGGAGGCAAAAGCCTCATTCGGAGTAAACTGAAGCACACATCCATGCTGGGGAAATCGTCACCATCGTCGGGGCTTCGTGGTTGCAACATCCGCAAACGTAAACACAGGAGCGTGGAGAGCATAAGGAAGATGAGGCTCATGGATAGACTGACACGACCTTCGGGTGAAG ATCCCGATAAGCCTCCTCTTAGTCCAACTGCGAGCGAGAGTTCCAATGACGAACTAGACGAGGTGCGGAGTCGAGAAGGACTGGAGTTGATGACACCACAGGAACGATTCGATCTACCACCATCATTAAGAGCAATTCTTGACACAACGTACTGGAAAAT GGAACAAATCTGCTGTGGTACCATCTTCAAGGGAGGCCGAGGCGAGGTGCTGATTGAGCCAACTCTCTTCAAGCCTTGCACCGCGTGCTCGGGCTCCTCCAGCCCGCCATCGCCGGCCCGACGCTCGGGATACAAGACGGCGGACACGAAGCGCGACGCACGACCGGACAGCCTCGGAAGCGACGATTCTCTGGAGATATCAGACAGGGAGGAGATAGACGAATGCATTGCTGACGATGAGACCACAAGTACTGAAGGAGACGTGTTGGAAACTCTAATGGGGTTTGCAGATGTGGCAACACCCGAAAAGGGCGTGGTCACAGTTGGAAACTTGGTCACAGTTGGAAACTAA